In Humulus lupulus chromosome 6, drHumLupu1.1, whole genome shotgun sequence, a single genomic region encodes these proteins:
- the LOC133784804 gene encoding protein neprosin-like: MDMKGFFMVAIVLWSLSYYCKSQEQPMQLSRDEELEIENQLERLNKSSVKAIKTQNGDIYDCVDFYKQPAFDHPLLKNHNYDFQMMPSSRPKVMMNENKPPNNVQQVSIKSGFKDKICPYGTVPIKRTTKQDLIRTKLFTKSYSARISSPAPENASFHHAIVRTKSDPNKKYNGGGTSASYYTLYNVSSSQYTSGRIKIQNGVDSIQAGWTVNPTLYGDSETRVFIYFQAGEISCFNTRCPGFVLTGPRSIEDSYLNETHPGSFPVKEFKISIYRDQVSGNWWLEFSDIQIGYWPSIIFSDLKDLATYIEWGGETYSPIGQPGPPMGSGLFLKKDARYDAYCRALSTINEAYIQEDAKNTEKYSIDIDFYLVQDWGFVPEFRHVMTYGGPGPR, from the exons ATGGATATGAAGGGATTTTTCATGGTTGCTATAGTGTTGTGGTCACTTTCATATTATTGCAAATCTCAAGAACAACCAATGCAATTATCAAGAGATGAAGAACTAGAAATAGAGAACCAACTTGAACGATTGAACAAGTCATCCGTCAAGGCTATAAAA ACACAAAATGGAGATATTTATGATTGTGTTGATTTTTACAAACAACCTGCATTTGATCATCCTTTACTAAAGAACCACAATTATGATTTTCAG ATGATGCCTTCTTCTCGCCCTAAGGTGATGATGAATGAAAACAAGCCCCCAAATAATGTGCAACAAGTATCAATAAAAAGTGGGTTTAAGGATAAAATATGTCCATATGGAACAGTTCCAATAAAAAGAACAACCAAGCAAGATCTTATTAGAACCAAATTGTTTACAAAGTCCTATTCTGCAAGAATTAGTTCCCCCGCACCTGAAAATGCCAGTTTTCAT CATGCGATTGTTCGAACAAAATCGGATCCTAACAAGAAGTATAATGGAGGTGGAACAAGTGCAAGCTATTATACACTATATAATGTCAGTAGCTCACAATATACTTCAGGTCGAATTAAAATACAAAATGGAGTCGATAGCATTCAAGCTGGTTGGACG GTAAATCCTACTTTATATGGGGATAGTGAAACTCGAGTTTTCATATATTTTCAa gCTGGTGAAATATCTTGTTTTAATACGAGGTGTCCAGGTTTTGTTTTAACTGGCCCTCGTTctatagaagattcttatctaaATGAAACTCACCCGGGAAGTTTTCCTGTAAAGGAATTCAAAATTTCAATTTATAgg GATCAAGTTTCTGGAAATTGGTGGCTTGAGTTTTCAGACATTCAAATTGGATATTGGCCATCAATCATATTTAGTGACTTGAAAGACCTGGCTACGTACATTGAATGGGGAGGAGAAACTTATAGTCCAATTGGTCAACCTGGTCCTCCGATGGGTTCTGGTTTATTTCTGAAAAAAGATGCTCGTTATGATGCATATTGCAGAGCATTATCAACTATTAATGAGGCCTACATTCAAGAAGATgctaaaaatacagaaaaatattCAATTGATATTGACTTTTATTTAGTTCAAGATTGGGGATTTGTACCTGAATTTCGACATGTCATGACATATGGGGGCCCTGGCCCTAGATGA